The sequence AGTCTGCTGAATCCTTTATGCCAAGTTAGACTTACATTTCAATGGGAACAGAAGAGTCCCCTCTGCCTTCTGTTCTTCTGTGAGTGAGTTTGTCCTCTTTGGGGAGTAAGCCCTCCCAGAAACCGGCCAGCTCCGTTTGAAATAGCCACTTGTTGGTAAATCAAAACTCCCTTCAGGAACAGGTTTCATGCCTCAGTGacccataatttctttttattgatgtCATCTTGGAATTTTATAGTTTTCTCCCATTGCATAGCAGGTGTAACTAAAACATTGAGTTTTACAAGGCTCTTAAGAGCTTTGAGAAACCCTGCCCTCCAGTGCTCTCACACTAAGTGCTCTTAGGCACAATGCCAGTAAATTctggtttttggtttttcttggcatatattgttttctttgactttgcCAGGAATTTTATTAGGATTAGGGAAGGGCCCTTTTAGAGTGTTGGGGGATGCTTGGTGGAATAGAGGAAGAAATCTCTCAGGATGGGAAGGGTCAAGGTGATACActgggaaagaagagaattggGAAGAGGCAATGGAATGCTCCAAGGAAGAAGGAGGATATTAATATATTCCTTGGCTGGCAGAATGGGGCATCCATCCTGGTTGTGACTGGGCTTATCCCTATCTCTGGAGTAACTTATTCCTGGTCTCTGAAATCTAGTGAAGGAGAAGATGAACTCATGACTTTCATGGATAATAAAGTTTAAGTCTTGGGGATTGGGGGATTGCAGGTTCGTTTCCTGGAGCAGCAGAACCAGGTGTTGACAACTAAATGGGAGATGCTCCAGCAAATCGATGTCAGTTCCCGCTCACCCAACCTAGAACCCTTATTTGAGATGTACATCAGCAGCTTGAAGCAGAAGGTAGATGGTCTCACagcagaaaaatcaaagcaagatTCAGAGCTGAACAACATGCAGGATCTTGTTgaagattttaagaaaaagtaagtatgtgcatgtgtatgggAAACACTAATGGGTAATAAATCTtaataagcaaacaataaattctccaggaaaacatttttcctcAAATGAGATTATGGGAGGGGGAATATTTCCTTTGAATTTCTGCAAATGATTCCTTTGCTATCACTTCTAAAACTAAGAAGTTTTGGAAGTtgtattttcatataattattattgataCTGCTATTCTAATAATTATCACATAtagttattattgctatttttatcatttctttttgagGAAAGTAATTTCTAACTGAGATATCAATTTCAATTAAAACTATACTTGATAATCTTGAGGTATGGGATGTTTTGGAAGTGAGTCTACCAAGAAGATGGCAGGAGGGAGCaccaaatttggaattcaataaACTAAACTCAAATCCTTTTacttattactttattattattattttacttattactTTAATGCTCTAATCTTcatattcttcatctgtaaaatgagcacatAAGATTCATCAacctctaaagttcttttttggtcTCAGTTCTTTGATGTTGTAAGACCAgcattgatctttttttctggatCCTTACAGATATGAGGATGAGATCAACAAACGCAATTCCTGTGAGAATGACTTTGTGACAATCAAGAAGGTACAAGGAAGATATGGTGTTTGGCATAAAAATGCATGGATTAGGCAAGGCTCACCAGGGAAATAATTCAGAGAGAGATAGGTCAGGCAGGGTGTTTGAAAGAACACCTCGAGGGACCATAAAGATTAAGAGAAAACTAAAAGAATTTCAGTATTTTGAGGGAAGATGTTGAGGTGGAGACTTAGGGAAAAGGAGAACTCACTATGATTTTTTGAAGCATCTGGATTAAGGGAATAGGGCCATTTCAACAGATCTTTTTAGGCATTGAAGTATTTTAGTGGAAAGAGTGATGGACTTGGGTTCAGAAAGTTCTCAGTTTGAATcctgtttcagacatttactagctgagggACCCAAAGCAAGCAGCTTAACATCtctcaacctcaatttcttcatctgtaaaatggggataataatagcacagggtcattatgagaatcaaatgagataatatgtgaaaAGTATCTTGCAAACTACAAagggttatataaatgttaagctatgattattatcattattcttatgATTTGATAACCATTTTAGGATGTCGACAGTGCCTATACGAAGAAGGTGGAGCTGGAAAGCCTAATGAATGTGTTGAAAGAAGAACTTGAATTCCTGACAGTCTTATATGAAGCGGTATGattgtaaaaaaaatcttttcttttggtGATCATTTCCCTCTGATGACTTTACAGCTCTCTTTCTAGCTACTTAGAGagcaggaaaacagatttcacTGTCAAATTGACAGCCTATCATGTTGAGGCCATTGGGTAGGATTTCCAGGAGACTACTTGTGTGACCTGGAGCTTATGTGACAGGACAGTAATTGCTCTTCAGTTTCCtctaaaggagaaaatacttctcAGTCCAGGCAGAAGATGAGTTCTGGAATAGTCCCACCTTCCCTATAGATCCAatcatatgaaaatttaaaaatatatattttcctcatttaaaaaattttgttaattttttaaaaaattctttttctttattttgttttatttttttaaaaaaatttcttttttaaattgagttccaaatttcctctctACCTCTCACTCAATTGAAGGCATGCAAAATCATAGAAACTATATATGTGGAATCAtacaaaacttatttccatataagcctcattgcaaaaaataaaataaaaagtaagaaaattatactttactTTGCACATTgagttcattaattttttctagcattttttattatgagtcttttagaattgctttgaattgaattgaattgaattactgAGTTGATCAGAGTAGTCAATTCTTTTACAATTGATCTTCATTACAACATTGCTCTTACTGTGCACAATAATTTTTGAGTTCAGGTCCTCACTTTTACTTTGTTCATATAGGTCTTCTCTTGTTTTTTGGAAATCACcctctcatcattttttacagtacATTAGTGTTCAATCACAATCATCTACCAGTTTGTTCAACTATTccattttttaagcttttattttattgtcagttattttcccaatgagacatttaagattttcttctattttttcattcttttgacttgttttattgttctttgatGCCTTTCACTTCTACTCTtctaattcaaattttaaaggaattattttgttaagtgaacttttatatctcctttttcagtttgcctatttttctttttaaatttctttcttcaatgGATTTCTGTGTTCTTTTACCATTAGATCAAcataagtttttttaaagtattattttcttcagcatttttgtgcctctttttttttaCCAAGTTGTTAATTCTTCTTTATGagtaattttcttgcattacttatttctttctccaatttttcctgtattattctttctcttattatacttacctctttttaaaaattcttccaggaattctcaTTGGATTTGGGTTtagttaacatttttctttgaggctttactgtttttacattgtcttctgagtttatatCTTGGTCCTTTCTgctaccatagtagctttttataatcaaattctttaatgttattgtttgctcattttcttaacCTATTTCTTTACtcttgaactttatgttaaagttgggctcttcTAACCTGGGGTTGTGGAGATACCACCTCAAGTTTTGGGCTTTTTCACGTTGCTGTTTTCAGAACTAGTACTTGGGGACTTCAAGTTTTTGCTATGGTATGATCTTGGGAGAAATGTAGTCATTGCTTTCTTGGTCTATGTTCTGGTCTTAAGCCAGAAATGGTTCCTAGACTCCTGCAGCTGCAAACACTACCACTGTTCCTCTTAGCCATGGAAATTTTCTCCTGCAGCCACAGGCTCTCattgcaaaaaaagcaaaaaataaaataaaaagtaagaaaattatactttactTTGCACATTgagttcattaattttttctagcattttttattatgagtcttttagaattgctttgaattgaattgaattgaattactgAGTTGATCAGAGTAGTCAATTCTTTTACAATTGATCTTCATTACAACATTGCTCTTACTGTGCTTCTCTACACTctggaactgtgacccagaaTTGAATATGAACAATAGACTTGATAATCAGTGCCAGCTGCACTCAGGCCAATAAAAGGTTCCCTCCCCATAATCTCTTTTTGATCAGTTGACCAGCCCTCTTAAGTCATTTGGCTGAGAGCTTCCAAAATTCTTACTGTTGCCAACCCTACCATTGGGATTGCCTCCAAGCCTTAACACTTGTGCTGCTGCCACACTCCAGGCTGGCCTCCCGACCTGGTGTCACAGACCTTTCCTTTTGACCTCCTAAGTTGTCTTAGACTGGATAAATGTTTCACTCcaaccttttgttggctctgtcACTACAAAATTTGATCTGAGGaggtattttaaagttgtttagaggaTAATGTTGGAAGAGTTCAGCTGAGTTGCTGCCCATGAGATTTTAAACCAGAGAAAATCTCTGGATGGTAGTGGTGATACGACTTAAAAGACAAAACTCTGAGGAGGGAATAGTTGCCACGAGCTTAGCTTCAGCCCCTGTGGACCCTGCCTATTCCTGGAAAAAGTAATCAGTATGGTTGAATGATGCTTGGGGCTGAATTAGAGGGTTAAATACTGCCAGATGCACACGAATAAGCAAGCAAAGTCCTAGAACAGGAGTGGAAAGGGATGAAACTAAGGTCTGGCTGTTTCATCCTGTCCAACTTTTCTGTTCCTGTGACGCTATTTGTTTCCCATATCTCTAATAATGCGACTCATGACCAATATTCTTCCTGTTTCAGGAGATGTCCCAGATGCAACAATGCATCACTGACACCAATGTGATCCTGTCCATGGACAACAATCGCAGCTTGGACCTGGAAGGCATTATCAAAGAGGTTCAATCCCAGTATGAAGAAATTGCACAGAGGAGCAAGACAGAGGCTGAAACCCTATATCATAGCAAAGTGAGAACCCAATGGAACTCATTACTACTGATTTTGAACTTGAGCCAGGGAATATACGGGAGCTTATGGGCAATTAGAAGTGGCAATGAATTAACTGCTCAAAGAAGAGATTGACAATGGTGCTCCTTTCCCCAAAAGAACTTAAATCTAGATCAGCTCTCCAAATTCCCAGAGAGAAATATAGATAGCATACTGACATCCTAGTTTATGTAGGTTGTTAGAGTATAGATGTTATCCTCCATTGACTTCTTCTGATATTATAAAGTTGATCTCTCTTGAGAAAGAGAGTAGGGAGTTATTTTTAGGATGGGGTTTCAGTCATCACATCCTAGACTCACTTCAAACaaacctcttctttctttccccttttttcttctgcaaaaCCAGTATGAAGAGCTCCAGATCACTGCAGGGAAACATGGAGAGAGTCTGAAGGAAATCAAGATGGAGATTAGTGAGCTGAACCGTATGATCCAGAGGCTGCAAGGAGAAATTGCCCATGTGAAAAAGCAGGTGAGCCATGGCTTTGGTTTAGCTTGATGGGATAGGGAATGTAATGAGTTCTAAGGGTCTTTGTAGGTGGTGAagaggtgtgtatgtgtgtgtgtaagagacagacacagacagagagacaaggaagtagagaaaaaaatacagaaagacaaatagaaacagagagtgagttagagagacaaagagacagagagatagacacagagtgagacacacagaaagacagacagagaaaaatggGTTTAGTTAACATTTTTCTCTGAGGCTTAACCTCAGATCAAAATGATCCCCTATTaggaattaacattttttcttgttaGGGGATTGTGTTGTCCAGCATATACTCAGATACTGCCTCCAAGGAACAGGACTTGCTTTCCTTTGAAGTAGCATGGCACAGTGGACCGAGAACTGgtctcagagccaggaagacttgggtcCAAGCCCTGTTTATGACAGGGGCTTTTGTTTATGACAAAAGCTGtgtgtgtgactctaagcaagtcatttaaacttttcaGTGCCCTAACAggttgcagagaagatgctgaaCTGCATTGGAATAGGGCATTTCATCCCCTGGGAGCACCCAAATCAGTGCAATCACAAGCCTGGTTCCCAGCTTTATTCCTCTGTGGTATTGTAGAAAGATTTGCTTTATCACTGGAGAACCTGGGTCTGCTATTAGTCTTagacaaataacttaatccttctgagtctcaattttttttcatttgtaagatgaatGACTAGGGTCGggttaaatgatctctaaagtcccctTTAAGTTCTGAATCCATTGAAATCCTGACTGTTCTTCCCCCAACTCCACCTTATGTGACAAGGGACATGCCATTTAAGGATTCTTGGTCCCAGTTTTCTCTTTGAGTAAAATGAATGCACTGGATTATATGATTCTAAAATGTTTCGTCTCTCAAACCCAGGTTGAGATTCAGGTAGtcagtaaacttttattaagtacccactatatgACAGGCACTATGCATCTAGGTGGCTGTGTAttttggatctggaatcagggagacttcAGAAACTTATTTCTTTGattcttggacaagtcacttcagtgctgcctcgatttcctcaatggtaaaatggggttaataataacaCATAACTCTCAGATTTGTTctaagggtcaaatgagatgatatctcttaagtacttagcacagtgcctgtcccataataggtgctttataaatgcttgtctTTCTTCTTAAGCATAAGGGATACAGTTTCTGAACATTCTCagcttttgttctttaaaatgggcataataatgtTAGATCTATCATCTCGTGGAGCTGTTATGAAGATCCAATGAGATCATGGATATGAAGGCCTTGGAGTACATCCACAAATGCAAAGAAGAAtggttgatgatgatgatgatgatgatacagaGCCAACATTTAGTAGCAAACTGATTCAGAGATGGAGCAATTACCATGGAACTCCCCTAAAGAGTTAAATCAGTTTACCAACCTTTCTGTTTCCTGTTCACCTTGGCTCTTTCCTTTGGGATGTGTAGACTGTCCTTTTCCATAGCATCCCAATGACACCCCaaatcttcccttcccttcttttttagtGCCGTTCTATACAAGACTCCATTGCTGATGCAGAGCAGCGGGGGGAGCATGCTCTCAAAGATGCCAGACACAAGATGGAAGAACTGGAGGAAGCTCTCCAGCATACCAAGGAAGAGCTGGTCCGCCTGTTGCGGGACTACCAGGAGCTGATGAATGTCAAAATCGCCTTGGATTTGGAGATTGCCACCTACAAGAAACTgctggaaggagaggaaaataggTAAAggcactgaaaaatgactcattgTTTATGGGTGgagatgaagaatgagaaaaaggttTAAGTTAGCATTGGTTCTCCTGATTTTCTCCCAGAGGAATGCCCCGGAGGAAGGACTGGGGGGCAGAAAGTAGGGGAGGCAAATCAGGAAATGCAGAAGGTACTGAGGAAGGGAAAATATGTGATCTCCAAGTTTTGTGTTGAGTAGAACAGGATAACTGTCGGCACAGAGTGTCAGGATAGAAGAGGAGGCAGCAGATAAGACTGCTCTCAGTTTGAAGACCTTAGATCCAAATATAAATGGGCACTGACTGACAGAAGGGAGCCTAGAGATTTCAGGTAAGGGTAATAACATGTAGTGGCAGATGGTACGGACAGAAGGCCTTATTCTAGGTTGTCCTTAATTGGGTGAGCCTTTATAAGGTAGCTTCACTTTTGGTTTATTTAAGAGAATTTTAAGAATATTggattcaatattattttttattatttccaaaaaaatttgGGAAGCCAAGTGAATATTTTCAACCAGGCCAACCAGGCCTGCTTTCCCCTATTCCTACCCATTTGTACAAGTaatgaagaatatttaaaaataaggaagggagggtgggggtagaaAGCATTCCAAAAGCAGTTCTGTGTTAgcacttaaaaataattgttttcattgGAGAAAATTGCCCAAGTATATTTGACTGTTTACTTATGGGAATTTACAGCTTGAtaagaattgaaattgaatttcaaagaaaaaatgtaatcCCAGTCCCAAAGACCATGAGCATGGTGGGATGTAGTTGATGAGAGTGAGAGTACCACTTTGGAATATTttggcttctcttcctttctcactcAGGGCAGGGCTTTCTCTTTTTACCAGTGAAAAAAAGAGTTCCAAACTAATGGTCTCTGGGATTGgaattaccaaaaaattaaaaaaaaaattcagtttgattacagtatctttttttccctttctccctgatAGAATTTCTGGAGAAGTTCCCAACAATGTGTCCATATGTAAGTAGTGAGGGAAGTCCTCTTTTTTATGAGATTTCTTGGATGGGGCTATGGAAGGAAGGGATATCCAGAATGGGGTCAGTATGCTTACTGTGACTTGGTTTCTCCCTACAGCTATAAGTAGCAGCACCATCTCATCCAGTGTGGCATCCAAGGCTGGTTTCAGAGgttctggaggaggaggaggctctGGAGGCAGAGGGTCCAgttctggaggaggaggaggatatgGCTCTGGAGGCAGGGGTTCTAGTTCTGGAGGAGGAGGATATGGCTCTGGAGGCAGGAGTTCTAGTTctggaggaggtggaggaggataTGGCTCTGGAGGCAGGGGTTCTAgctctggaggaggaggaggaggatacaGCTCTGGAAGCAGGGGATCTGGCTCTGGAGGAGGCAGTTCTGGAGGTAGGGGTTCTAGCTCAGGAGGTGGCagtggaggaggagggggaagctATGGCTCTGGAGGTCAAGGTTCTAGTTCTGGGAGTCGAGGCTCAGGCTCCAGAGGTGGAGGCAGTGGTGGATCTGGAGGAGGCCAGGGAGAAGAGGAGAGCTGTGGCTCCAGTGTGTCATTCTCATTCAGATAAAGCTGTTCCCCCAATGCCTCCCTGCtctgaatataaaaacaaacctTTCCTTGCTCTATTTGTTGACAGTGTTTCAAACCACGCCAACCAACCCATTTCAGGGGGAAAAGAGATGCTCAAGCCTGTTTTCGGAAAGCTCTCACCTCTACTTCCCCTTCAAAAAGGGTCAGAGCTATTTGTAGCTCTTCTCCATTAGGGGAAACTGTGCTGGGGTTCAGAGGGCTGTAGCATCTTTCCTGTTCCCATTTTTTTCAGTGCTCCCTTCTGATAGACACtttagaatttctatttccttgcatgcagcaaaaaaggaaaaaaaaaaagtcatattccTTGTGTGTACATAATTTCTCTTGCTGAATCTGCTGTCTAAAATGTTACTCTACCCCCACCCAGGTCTATAAAATAAACTTCATTTGCAATTCATATTGTTTGTGTGATGGCCTTCTTATACTTGACCTTAATGGGGGGGGGGTACTATGGTCTGCACTGGAGCAAATGCAGGATGGGACAAGGAAAAATGTACTTCATTTGAAGCTTTGGTTTGACTTAAGGAAGAGAgagctttgaaaaagaaaatagtttcgAGTCTGTTTTCATCTTGCTACCTCTTGACAGCGAAAAAGATTGCATCTTTAGACAAATTGCATTCAAAAGAAATTTCAGAACTTCCATCTCTGGAAGTCTTTAAGGGCAGTAAAGGATCTCATCCTTTTGGCCCAAAATCAGAGGAAGGCAAATGTAGTAGACTCACTCTTCTCCTGCTCCCAAATCTATAATGGTTCCTTAATTATCACTCATGTTAAAATCAAACCCCTGGACTCAAACACTTCATGTCCATCCTCTCCAGTAATTCCTAATTTAGGATCTGTTTACCATCCCTTGGGTCTCAGTGTGTCCTACTCCCaagccttccctccttccctaccaTTTAAATCTCTACTCTGCCTTtgccctttcttccttccaaacCCTAGGCAAGATTACTTGCCCAAGACAAACTTCCTGTCTAAGCCTACTTAATCCTAGCTATTCCAACATGATTTCGTGTATCCCCATGTGCCTTGACTGCTGTATCAAGGATGAAGTTATCAAGGTCCATGGGATTAACTTAGTATGGAGAAATGAGCCATAGATAGGTTTACCAGAATTACAGGCTGGATTAGGGTTGATGGCTTCATCTGAGGCCATGCATTCAGTGGATCCTGGAAGTCTATATaggatatatttttgtatgtttgcATAATCTGTATTAATAGATGTACAGAGAGAAGAGTTAGTCTCTAAACGTTTCTATAccatataattttcctttttcctgatgTCTCCTTAATTCTGGGAAGGTGATGACTATTTAGAGAGTTAGTTCTacgcaggaaagaaggaagtaaattaatatttattgaacacccACTATGTGCTGGGGTTACTTATGCTTTGAAAGGTTGGAGGAGCCACTAGTGATAGGAGGTCATGGGAGTAGCCCCAGCTGATCTGGGTAAGGTGCCATAGCATTTACAAGTATCTGCAGAGATGTGCTGGTTCCCCATATGGCCAACTTTGCCCATTAATCATGGAGTATGATACATATTATCAGACAGTTACCAATGggtgaatttgtttttattgactTTGCTTGTTTATTACTAAGGAGGACTTTTGCAAGGGAcatgagggagaaaaggaaagaattaggaaaagttAAGGAATAATGATCATATAAgcttgaaaagaaggaaaaaaaaaagaaagaaaaataaattctatcttCTGTATCCTgggccttcttttcttctccttctatattGTTTTGCTCAGTAATTTCATCAATTTTCAAGGTATCATTTCTGTACTGGTTATTCTCAGACCTATTTATCGGCCCTAATCTCTCTCCTAACCTATAAACTCCATGAAGACTGGCAGCTGGCAAGAGCCTTCTGCTTATGTTCTGAAAACTGGGACCTCATTGGACTGACTTTGTTACATATGTACAATGTTTAATGaaacatttctccctttccctttcttagtTCTCTCTACTCTATAGTATAATCATCCTATAGATTCACCCTCTCCCCGTTTTGCTGACTTCTCTTGACATCAATTTGTATAAGTTTTCA comes from Sarcophilus harrisii chromosome 5, mSarHar1.11, whole genome shotgun sequence and encodes:
- the LOC100933339 gene encoding keratin, type II cytoskeletal 2 epidermal, with amino-acid sequence MSRQFSCGSRGGGGGGGGGSWGFSGSSVKGGSRGFSGSFSRGGSRGFSSGSAVVSSGSRRSASSSSCLMRHGGGGSSQSLIGLGGNKSISMSVAGRGSGFCVRGGSFGGGSSFGGGGFGGGGFGRGGFGGGSFGGGSGFGGGSGFGGGGFGRGSGFGGGGFGGGSSFGGGRFGLGGGFGGPGGSGGFGPGGYPGGGIHEVTVNPNLLEPLNVKIDPEFQNVKSEEREQIKKLNNKFASFIDKVRFLEQQNQVLTTKWEMLQQIDVSSRSPNLEPLFEMYISSLKQKVDGLTAEKSKQDSELNNMQDLVEDFKKKYEDEINKRNSCENDFVTIKKDVDSAYTKKVELESLMNVLKEELEFLTVLYEAEMSQMQQCITDTNVILSMDNNRSLDLEGIIKEVQSQYEEIAQRSKTEAETLYHSKYEELQITAGKHGESLKEIKMEISELNRMIQRLQGEIAHVKKQCRSIQDSIADAEQRGEHALKDARHKMEELEEALQHTKEELVRLLRDYQELMNVKIALDLEIATYKKLLEGEENRISGEVPNNVSISISSSTISSSVASKAGFRGSGGGGGSGGRGSSSGGGGGYGSGGRGSSSGGGGYGSGGRSSSSGGGGGGYGSGGRGSSSGGGGGGYSSGSRGSGSGGGSSGGRGSSSGGGSGGGGGSYGSGGQGSSSGSRGSGSRGGGSGGSGGGQGEEESCGSSVSFSFR